The Klebsiella sp. RIT-PI-d genome contains the following window.
CTTCAGGCCTGTGAACACCTGCATATTCCGGTGCCGGAGAAACTGACGGTGATTGGTATCGATAACGAGGAACTCACCCGCTACCTTTCGCGCGTAGCGCTGTCGTCCGTCGCTCAGGGTACGCGCCAGATGGGTTACCAGGCTGCAAAACTGCTCCACCGGTTGCTGGATGACGAAGAATTACCCTTACAGCGTGTGCTGATCCCACCGGTGCGGGTTATTGAGCGTCGTTCAACCGACTACCGTTCGCTAAACGATCCTGCAGTCATCCAGGCGATGCACTACATTCGTAATAACGCCTGCAAAGGCATTAAAGTTGAGCAGGTGCTGGACTCAGTCGGCATCTCCCGCTCAAATCTGGAGAAACGGTTTAAAGAAGAGGTCGGCGAGACTATTCATGCGATGATCCACGCTGAAAAACTGGAAAAAGCCCGTAGCCTGTTGATCTCAACTTCTTTATCCATCAACGAGATTTCGCAAATGTGCGGTTATCCTTCCCTGCAATATTTCTATTCGGTGTTTAAGAAAGAGTATGACGCCACACCGAAAGACTATCGGGAGAGGCACAGTGAAGTGATGATGTAGCTGAGGACCTGGCTTACGCCAGTTACGCTGGCAACGGCAGATCGCGCCGATATTTTTAACAAATAATCATAAGCCTGACTAAATGTTGCAGAAAAATTAATGTATTCAGGTAATAGCAAAAGAAAACCCGAATGATAAATGTCATTCGGGTCGGGAAAGAAATAATAATCGAAATGGCTACAGCATGAGTAATTACATATGTGCTGCAATCAGCCGCTGATTATCCTGATACATTGAAAACAGGAAATTGTTGTAGCTTGAGCCTTTCGTGGAATACCCTTCCAGCTTATGGATCATTGCCGTTGCGGTCACTTCCTGATCGGCTTTGCGCAGTTGTGCACGCGACTTACGGAAAGAGGCATATGCCGGATGCGTATTCAGATTAACAACATAAGCGTTAACCGATTCTTTAACAGAACCAAATTGTGAATACCCTTTCACTTTTCCCGGTGCGTTATTACAACGCCCCTTCGCGCATTTCATGCCGAACAGGTTGTTATTATTCCGTGCAAGCTTCGATGTACCCCAGCCGCTCTCCGCTGCTGCCATTGTTGCTACCATGCTGTCCGGGATAATATCTACCCGCTCAAGTAACTTATTCCACGGAACACGGCGGGTATTGCCGGCCCAGCTGACTTTATAGCGCTGCGCGATAGATTTCAGGCGCGCGCGTTCCGCAGGCGACCATTTACCGGTATACTGTTTTGAAATCAGCCAGTTACGATCTTTGGTAATGGCTGCATTTTGACTGGTAATATAAGGCATGACCGTCCGGAGAAACGCTTTTTTCCTTGGTGTTCCGGAAGGGTATTTTCGCAAGTCAGGGAGTGTAACGCTTAAATCACTATTGCGAGAATACTCTTGTTTACTGCTAACCTTTTTATTACTTGTCGTTGTTATTCGGGCTATATCACTCGTTGTCGTATGCGTTTTTGCAAACGTCCCACCCGAAAAAGCACAGGTGAGTAACATGAGAATCATGGCCCCATATCGTCGAAGGGGAGTCGATATCATTAAGTCTCCTGGTCGGATTTAAGCATCCAAACGCCTTAGTTATGTGAGGAAAATAAGCACTGAGCCCCGCACCTTACCAAAAATATCCTTTATGAGCACGTAAAGGAATAGATAAAATCCTAATTATTGTCACGAGAAATGTGCAAAAAGCGTTCACTTATGCACCATAAGTGCTACATACATCTCACTTTTTGCTGTTTTTTTGCGCTGGCTCACTCACCCCACGCCATCCTCCCCATCAGGTGCGTTCCAGGGAGGAGCACGTCGGATAAATTTGCATGCAAAATGAACTAAACATCGTGACAGGACACCGCCATGAAATTCGCCGCACTTATCCCGCTGCTACTTCCCGGCATGACACTCGCCGCCTGGAATACGCCCGGATTCCCTACGTTTAGCGCAGAGGGCACCGGGAAATTCGTAAGTCAGGCTACACTCACCAAGGGTACACGTCCTCTGAGGTTAAATCTTGACCAGCAGTGCTGGCAACCTGTTGGCGCTATCAAGCTTAATCAAACGCTGTCACTTCAGCCCTGCGGCGGCGGTTCACCCCAGTGGCGCCTGTTTCGTGACGGTAACTATCAATTCATTATTGATACTCGCTCCGGTACGCCAACGCTGACGATTGAAGTACAAAACGACGTCCAGGAAACCCGTGCCGCCGTTATTCGTCAATGTCCGCGATGGGATGGTAAACCTTTGACGCTGGATGTCAGCCAGACTTTTCCGGAAGGCACGCGCGTACGCGACTTTTACAGTCAGCAAACCGCAACGGTCGAGCAGGGAAAAATCACTTTTTTACCGGCGGATGAAAGCCATGGTCTTTTGCTCCTGGAGCGCGCCGAAACTGCTGCTGTCGCCCCTTTTAGCTGGCATAACGCCACCGTTTATTTCGTGCTTACCGACCGTTACGTTAACGGCGATCCGACCAACGATAACAGCTATGGTCGCCATAAAGACGGTATGGAAGAGATCGGCACATTTCACGGCGGCGATCTGAAAGGGCTAACCAGTAAACTGGATTATCTTCAACAACTTGGCGTTAACGCACTCTGGATAAGCGCCCCGTTTGAGCAGATACATGGCTGGGTCGGCGGCGGGACTAAGGGCGATTTCCCGCATTACGCTTATCATGGTTACTATACCCAGGACTGGACCCGGCTGGATGCAAACATGGGTAATGAGACAGATTTGCGTCACCTGGTGGATGAAGCGCATAAGCGCGGTATTCGCCTTCTGTTTGACGTGGTCATGAATCATACCGGCTATGCAACGCTTGCCGATATGCAGGCGTATCAGTTCGGGGCGCTCTATCTCAAGGGTGATGAACTGAAAAAGATCCTCGGCAAGCGCTGGACCGACTGGAAACCTGCCGCAGGCCAGAACTGGCACAGCTTTAATGATTATATCAATTTCAGCGATAAAGCGGGCTGGGACAAATGGTGGGGCAAAAACTGGGTCCGTACCGACATTGGTGATTACGACAATCCAGGCTTTGACGACCTGACCATGTCGCTGGCCTTCCTTCCCGATTTAAAAACCGAATCCACCAGCGCCTCGGGTTTACCGGTATTTTATCAGCACAAACCCGACACCCATGCCAAAGAGATTGCAGGCTATACACCACGTGATTATCTCACGCACTGGTTAAGTCAGTGGGTGCGTGATTATGGTATTGACGGCTTTCGGGTGGATACCGCAAAACATGTCGAACTTGATGCCTGGCAGCAGCTTAAAACGCAGGCAAGCGAAGCGCTCGCCGCCTGGAAAGCAGCAAATCCGGCAAAAGCGCTGGATGACGCGCCATTCTGGATGACCGGAGAATCCTGGGGGCATGGCGTCATGCAGAGTGACTACTACCGCCACGGCTTCGATGCCATGATTAACTTTGATTACCAGGAGCAGGCAGCGGGGGCTGTTGATTGTCTGGCCAATATTGATCCAGTCTGGCAGCAGATGGCTGACAAACTCCAGACCTTTAATGTGCTGAGCTATCTCTCATCCCACGATACCCGCTTATTTCGTGAAGCCGGTGGTCGGGCGGCGGAACTGCTTCTGCTGGCGCCCGGCGCGGTACAACTATTTTACGGCGATGAATCATCGCGGCCTTTCGGTGCAACCGGATCGGACCCACTTCAGGGGACGCGTTCACAGATGAACTGGCAGGACGTTGCCAACGCCTCCTCACAAGAGGTTGCACACTGGCAAAAACTGGGGCAATTCCGCGCGCGGCATCCGGCTATCGGGGAAG
Protein-coding sequences here:
- a CDS encoding alpha-amylase yields the protein MKFAALIPLLLPGMTLAAWNTPGFPTFSAEGTGKFVSQATLTKGTRPLRLNLDQQCWQPVGAIKLNQTLSLQPCGGGSPQWRLFRDGNYQFIIDTRSGTPTLTIEVQNDVQETRAAVIRQCPRWDGKPLTLDVSQTFPEGTRVRDFYSQQTATVEQGKITFLPADESHGLLLLERAETAAVAPFSWHNATVYFVLTDRYVNGDPTNDNSYGRHKDGMEEIGTFHGGDLKGLTSKLDYLQQLGVNALWISAPFEQIHGWVGGGTKGDFPHYAYHGYYTQDWTRLDANMGNETDLRHLVDEAHKRGIRLLFDVVMNHTGYATLADMQAYQFGALYLKGDELKKILGKRWTDWKPAAGQNWHSFNDYINFSDKAGWDKWWGKNWVRTDIGDYDNPGFDDLTMSLAFLPDLKTESTSASGLPVFYQHKPDTHAKEIAGYTPRDYLTHWLSQWVRDYGIDGFRVDTAKHVELDAWQQLKTQASEALAAWKAANPAKALDDAPFWMTGESWGHGVMQSDYYRHGFDAMINFDYQEQAAGAVDCLANIDPVWQQMADKLQTFNVLSYLSSHDTRLFREAGGRAAELLLLAPGAVQLFYGDESSRPFGATGSDPLQGTRSQMNWQDVANASSQEVAHWQKLGQFRARHPAIGEGKQTTLTQPQGYAFVRQKGDDTVMIVWAGKAQ
- a CDS encoding protein bax, coding for MISTPLRRYGAMILMLLTCAFSGGTFAKTHTTTSDIARITTTSNKKVSSKQEYSRNSDLSVTLPDLRKYPSGTPRKKAFLRTVMPYITSQNAAITKDRNWLISKQYTGKWSPAERARLKSIAQRYKVSWAGNTRRVPWNKLLERVDIIPDSMVATMAAAESGWGTSKLARNNNNLFGMKCAKGRCNNAPGKVKGYSQFGSVKESVNAYVVNLNTHPAYASFRKSRAQLRKADQEVTATAMIHKLEGYSTKGSSYNNFLFSMYQDNQRLIAAHM